The following proteins come from a genomic window of Achromobacter deleyi:
- a CDS encoding acyl-CoA synthetase: protein MLSRTDTYAQLASSFQWRVPAAYNIGVDACDKWADGSGRLALIHEKSDGSQTRYSFDQIKARSNQLANALRRQGVRRGDRVAVYLPQAPETAVTHIAVYKLGAVAVPLFTLFGVDAIQYRLADSGAAALVTDAEGCRRLQEIRATLPALRTVYCIDGPGEGGALPFHASLDAESEQFEPAPTAADDPAVIIYTSGTTGKPKGALHAHRVLLGHLPGVEMSHEFFPERATLMWTPADWAWIGGLLDVLLPAWHHGVPVLARRFEKFDGAAAFDLMARHGVSHTFLPPTALKMMRGVAQPPAPGALALRSVASGGESLGAELIDWGRRVLGVAINEFYGQTECNMLVSSCSSLFAPRIGSIGRAAPGHRVAIVDEQGAEMADGQEGNIGVLRPDPVMFLGYWNNPQATAEKFAGDYLLTGDMGVRDADGFIRFVGRNDDVITSAGYRIGPGPIEDCLLGHPAVRMAAVVGVPDAERTEVVMAYVVLHDGVAGDEALVKALQAHVRTRLAAHEYPRRIRFVTSLPTTATGKIIRRSLRDGSYA from the coding sequence ATGCTGTCCAGAACCGATACCTACGCGCAGTTGGCGTCCTCCTTCCAATGGCGCGTCCCGGCGGCCTACAACATCGGCGTGGACGCCTGCGACAAGTGGGCCGACGGCAGCGGCCGCCTGGCGCTGATCCACGAGAAGAGCGACGGCAGCCAGACGCGCTACAGCTTCGACCAGATCAAGGCGCGCAGCAACCAGCTGGCCAACGCGCTGCGGCGCCAGGGCGTGCGGCGCGGCGACCGCGTGGCGGTCTACCTGCCGCAGGCGCCCGAGACCGCCGTGACCCACATCGCCGTCTACAAGCTGGGCGCGGTGGCGGTGCCGCTGTTCACGTTGTTCGGCGTCGACGCGATCCAGTACCGGCTGGCCGACAGCGGCGCCGCCGCGCTGGTCACCGACGCCGAGGGCTGCCGCCGCCTGCAGGAGATCCGCGCCACGCTGCCGGCCCTGCGCACGGTCTATTGCATCGACGGCCCGGGCGAGGGCGGGGCGCTGCCGTTCCATGCCTCGCTGGACGCCGAGTCCGAGCAGTTCGAACCGGCGCCCACGGCGGCCGACGACCCGGCCGTCATCATCTACACGTCGGGCACCACCGGCAAGCCCAAGGGCGCATTGCACGCCCACCGCGTGCTGCTGGGCCACCTGCCCGGCGTGGAGATGTCGCACGAGTTCTTCCCCGAGCGCGCCACGCTGATGTGGACGCCGGCCGACTGGGCCTGGATCGGCGGCCTGCTGGACGTGCTGCTGCCGGCCTGGCACCACGGCGTGCCGGTGCTGGCGCGGCGCTTCGAGAAATTCGACGGCGCCGCGGCCTTCGACCTGATGGCGCGCCACGGCGTCAGCCACACTTTCCTGCCGCCCACCGCGCTCAAGATGATGCGTGGCGTGGCCCAGCCGCCCGCGCCAGGCGCGCTGGCGCTGCGCTCGGTGGCCAGCGGCGGCGAGTCGCTCGGCGCCGAGCTGATCGACTGGGGCCGCCGCGTGCTGGGCGTGGCCATCAACGAGTTCTACGGCCAGACCGAGTGCAACATGCTGGTGTCGTCGTGCTCGTCGCTGTTCGCGCCGCGCATCGGCAGCATCGGCCGCGCCGCGCCCGGACACCGGGTCGCCATCGTGGATGAGCAGGGCGCCGAAATGGCCGATGGCCAGGAGGGCAATATCGGCGTATTGCGGCCCGACCCGGTGATGTTCCTGGGCTACTGGAACAACCCCCAGGCCACTGCCGAGAAATTCGCCGGCGACTACCTGCTGACCGGCGACATGGGCGTGCGCGACGCCGACGGCTTCATCCGCTTCGTCGGCCGCAACGACGACGTCATCACCAGCGCCGGCTACCGCATCGGCCCCGGGCCGATCGAGGACTGCCTGCTGGGCCACCCCGCGGTGCGCATGGCCGCCGTGGTGGGCGTGCCCGACGCCGAGCGCACCGAGGTGGTGATGGCCTACGTGGTGCTGCACGACGGCGTGGCCGGCGACGAGGCGCTGGTCAAGGCGCTGCAGGCGCACGTGCGCACCCGCCTGGCGGCGCATGAATACCCGCGCCGCATCCGCTTTGTAACCAGTTTGCCGACCACCGCCACCGGCAAGATCATCCGCCGTTCCCTGCGTGACGGCAGCTATGCCTGA
- a CDS encoding TetR/AcrR family transcriptional regulator, with product MQKTAAVPMRRPPASAKSEQRIRDILRVARQVFSEAGFQAATTTEIAQRLGVSEGTVFTYFGGKRELCVRVISDWYDEIIAKVEDNLPLVQGTRARLHYLVHAHLRHLLAEGTGLCAFILSEGRARNDDFGEIYAGLQRRYTAPLMRILAQGQADGHIRQDMPLRLLRSAVYGPMEHVLWDAILGGARVDVATTADHLVDFLWQALQPPRRDALALAQFRGEVQDALHRLQSAENKDGGAY from the coding sequence ATGCAGAAAACCGCCGCCGTCCCGATGCGCCGCCCACCGGCCAGCGCCAAGTCCGAGCAACGGATACGGGACATCCTGCGGGTCGCGCGGCAGGTGTTTTCCGAGGCCGGCTTCCAGGCCGCCACCACCACCGAGATCGCGCAGCGGCTGGGCGTGTCCGAAGGCACGGTGTTCACTTATTTCGGCGGCAAGCGCGAGCTGTGCGTGCGCGTCATCAGCGACTGGTACGACGAGATCATCGCCAAGGTCGAGGACAACCTGCCGCTGGTGCAGGGCACGCGCGCCCGGCTGCATTACCTGGTGCATGCCCACCTGCGCCACCTGCTGGCCGAGGGCACCGGGCTGTGCGCCTTCATTCTGTCCGAAGGCCGCGCCCGCAACGACGATTTCGGCGAGATCTACGCCGGCCTGCAGCGGCGCTACACGGCGCCGCTGATGCGCATCCTGGCGCAGGGCCAGGCCGACGGCCACATCCGCCAGGACATGCCGCTGCGCCTGCTGCGCTCGGCGGTCTACGGGCCGATGGAACACGTGCTGTGGGACGCCATCCTGGGCGGCGCGCGGGTCGACGTGGCCACCACCGCCGACCACCTGGTCGACTTCCTGTGGCAGGCGCTGCAGCCGCCGCGCCGCGATGCCCTGGCGCTGGCGCAGTTCCGCGGGGAAGTGCAAGACGCCCTGCATCGGCTTCAGTCCGCCGAGAACAAGGACGGCGGCGCGTACTGA
- a CDS encoding SDR family oxidoreductase, translated as MSHSPDGAGAAARYASVFRPGLFDGKTVMVTGGGSGLGRCTAHELASLGAGLALVGRKPEKLTATRDELARVYPEAAGRITLHACDIRDEAGVRGAVADALAAHGAIDGLFNCAGGQFPAPLEQISFNGWNAVVQNNLHGTFLVAREVYTQHMRQHGGAIVNMLADIWGGMPGMGHSGAARAGVWNLTETAACEWAHAGVRVNAVAPGWIASSGMDSYDEEYRAVLRGLAAKVPLQRFGTEAELAAAVVFLLSPAAAFINGSVIRVDGGVPNARHSWTLPPAERGDTYDGFPQYAPPSLFSAD; from the coding sequence ATGAGCCATTCCCCCGACGGCGCGGGCGCCGCGGCGCGCTACGCGTCGGTCTTCCGGCCGGGCCTGTTCGATGGCAAGACGGTCATGGTGACCGGTGGCGGCAGCGGCCTGGGCCGCTGCACCGCGCACGAGCTGGCCTCGCTGGGCGCGGGCCTGGCGCTGGTGGGCCGCAAGCCGGAAAAGCTGACGGCCACGCGCGATGAACTGGCGCGCGTCTACCCCGAGGCCGCCGGCCGCATCACACTGCACGCCTGCGACATCCGCGACGAAGCCGGCGTGCGCGGCGCGGTGGCCGACGCGCTGGCCGCGCATGGGGCCATCGACGGCCTGTTCAACTGCGCCGGCGGCCAGTTCCCCGCGCCGCTGGAGCAGATCAGCTTCAACGGCTGGAACGCGGTGGTGCAGAACAACCTGCACGGCACTTTCCTGGTGGCGCGCGAGGTCTACACCCAGCACATGCGCCAGCACGGCGGCGCCATCGTCAACATGCTGGCCGACATCTGGGGCGGCATGCCGGGCATGGGGCATTCCGGCGCGGCCCGCGCCGGCGTCTGGAACCTGACCGAGACGGCGGCCTGCGAATGGGCCCATGCCGGCGTGCGCGTGAATGCGGTGGCGCCGGGCTGGATCGCCTCCAGCGGCATGGACAGCTACGACGAGGAATACCGCGCGGTGCTGCGCGGGCTGGCCGCCAAGGTGCCGCTGCAGCGCTTCGGCACCGAGGCCGAGCTGGCGGCGGCGGTGGTGTTCCTGCTGTCGCCGGCGGCGGCCTTCATCAATGGCAGCGTCATCCGCGTCGATGGCGGCGTGCCCAACGCGCGCCATTCCTGGACCCTGCCGCCGGCCGAGCGCGGCGACACCTACGACGGCTTTCCTCAGTACGCGCCGCCGTCCTTGTTCTCGGCGGACTGA
- a CDS encoding enoyl-CoA hydratase/isomerase family protein produces MTSDSPLLATRDGPVARLTLNRPDLRNAFDETLIAALTAAVREAADDAAVRVLLLTGAGKAFCAGGDLNWMRQMGTLTDADNRADAARLADMLRVIWTCPKPVVAAVNGDAYAGGMGLVAACDIAIAADHAQFCLSETRLGLLPATISPYVIRAMGERAANRYCLTAERFDAAAAYRMGLLHGVAPAARLQDEAEAICRALCDNGPQAVQASKRLVRDFAGQPLDAALIADSVERIATVRGSDEAREGVSAFLEKRQPAWRAR; encoded by the coding sequence ATGACATCCGACAGCCCGCTGCTGGCGACCCGCGACGGCCCCGTCGCCCGCCTGACGCTGAACCGCCCCGACCTGCGCAACGCCTTCGACGAGACGCTGATCGCGGCCCTGACCGCCGCGGTGCGCGAGGCGGCGGACGATGCGGCCGTGCGGGTGCTGCTGCTGACCGGCGCGGGCAAGGCCTTCTGCGCCGGCGGCGACCTGAACTGGATGCGCCAGATGGGCACGCTGACGGACGCCGACAACCGCGCCGACGCCGCCCGCCTGGCCGACATGCTGCGCGTCATCTGGACCTGCCCCAAGCCGGTGGTGGCCGCCGTCAATGGCGACGCCTATGCCGGCGGCATGGGCCTGGTGGCCGCGTGCGACATCGCCATCGCCGCCGACCATGCGCAGTTCTGCCTCTCGGAAACCCGCCTGGGCCTGCTGCCGGCCACCATCAGCCCCTACGTCATCCGCGCGATGGGCGAGCGCGCCGCCAACCGCTACTGCCTGACCGCCGAGCGCTTCGACGCCGCGGCCGCCTACCGCATGGGGCTGCTGCACGGCGTGGCGCCGGCCGCGCGATTGCAGGACGAAGCCGAGGCGATCTGCCGCGCCCTGTGCGACAACGGCCCGCAGGCGGTGCAGGCCAGCAAGCGGCTGGTGCGCGACTTCGCCGGCCAGCCGCTGGACGCCGCGCTGATCGCCGATTCGGTCGAGCGCATCGCCACCGTGCGCGGCTCGGACGAAGCGCGGGAAGGCGTCAGCGCCTTCCTCGAAAAGCGCCAACCCGCCTGGCGCGCGCGGTGA
- a CDS encoding MATE family efflux transporter translates to MSACRRAAWKREIVATLLLSLPLVLTNLAQIAMTVTDVMFIGHLGSQPLAASALGANLYSAIAFFALGLVSATAPMVARAEGARRNSVRDVRRTVRQGLWTAVLVSVPGCLALWYGEQILLLLRQPPELAAPAGQYLRALLWAMPPFLGFLVLRSFVAALQQARWAFIVAVGAILFNVLGNWVLVFGNLGFPALGLIGAGVASAIASLSLFLGMVVVVLRDRRFRRYRLFGDLLQPDWKRLKAFWKLGLPIGVATAFEVTIFNAAAFLIGWLGESELAAHAIAIQIASVTFMIPYGVAQAATVRVGYAQGAGDSVGVTRAGWSAFGLGIGSMVIAAALMVTVPYALVSVFMDVRDPANAKVLAFAVSYLAVAAVFQIVDGAQVLGAGMLRGLHDTRVPMIYAAIGYWGVGLPCGAWLAFQAGWRGVGIWSGLAIGLAVVAVLMMQRWTRRGTLGLVGRHVSHMP, encoded by the coding sequence ATGTCCGCCTGCCGTCGCGCCGCCTGGAAACGTGAAATCGTCGCCACCCTGCTGCTGAGCCTGCCGCTGGTGCTGACCAATCTCGCCCAGATCGCCATGACGGTGACCGACGTCATGTTCATCGGCCACCTGGGCTCGCAGCCGCTGGCGGCGAGCGCGCTGGGCGCCAACCTGTATTCGGCCATCGCTTTCTTCGCGCTGGGCCTGGTCAGCGCCACCGCGCCGATGGTGGCGCGGGCCGAGGGCGCGCGCCGCAACTCGGTGCGCGATGTGCGCCGCACCGTGCGCCAGGGCCTGTGGACCGCGGTGCTGGTCTCGGTGCCGGGCTGCCTGGCGCTCTGGTATGGCGAGCAGATCCTGCTGTTGCTGCGCCAGCCGCCCGAGTTGGCGGCGCCGGCCGGCCAGTACCTGCGCGCCCTGCTGTGGGCCATGCCGCCGTTCCTGGGGTTCCTGGTGCTGCGTTCGTTCGTGGCCGCGCTGCAGCAGGCGCGCTGGGCCTTCATCGTGGCGGTCGGCGCGATCCTGTTCAACGTGCTGGGCAACTGGGTGCTGGTGTTCGGCAACCTCGGCTTTCCGGCGCTGGGCCTGATCGGCGCGGGCGTGGCCAGCGCGATCGCCAGCCTGAGCCTGTTCCTGGGCATGGTCGTGGTGGTGCTGCGCGACCGGCGTTTCCGCCGCTATCGCCTGTTCGGCGACCTGTTGCAGCCCGACTGGAAGCGCCTGAAGGCGTTCTGGAAACTGGGCCTGCCGATCGGCGTGGCCACCGCCTTCGAAGTCACCATCTTCAACGCCGCGGCCTTCCTCATCGGCTGGCTGGGCGAATCCGAGCTGGCGGCGCACGCCATCGCCATCCAGATCGCCAGCGTGACCTTCATGATTCCCTACGGCGTGGCCCAGGCGGCCACGGTGCGGGTCGGCTACGCCCAGGGCGCGGGCGACAGCGTGGGCGTGACCCGCGCCGGCTGGAGCGCCTTCGGCCTGGGCATCGGCTCGATGGTGATCGCCGCGGCCCTGATGGTGACCGTGCCGTACGCGCTGGTGTCGGTGTTCATGGACGTGCGCGATCCGGCCAACGCCAAAGTGCTGGCCTTCGCGGTCAGCTACCTGGCGGTGGCGGCGGTGTTCCAGATCGTCGACGGCGCGCAGGTGCTGGGCGCGGGCATGCTGCGCGGCCTGCACGACACCCGCGTGCCGATGATCTACGCGGCCATCGGCTATTGGGGCGTGGGCCTGCCGTGCGGCGCCTGGCTGGCATTCCAGGCAGGCTGGCGCGGGGTCGGCATCTGGAGCGGACTGGCGATCGGCCTGGCGGTGGTGGCGGTGCTGATGATGCAGCGCTGGACCCGTCGCGGCACGCTGGGGCTGGTGGGGCGGCACGTGTCCCACATGCCATAA
- a CDS encoding Zn-dependent hydrolase, with protein MPPSFPPLNAERLWARVETLARYTLPDQPWTRRAFSPLFLEAREWLRGEFEAAGLTTRLDAGGNLVGARAGRNPAAKPIATGSHCDTVMSGGRFDGIIGVLAGIEVAHAMQEHGIELEHPFEVIDFLSEEPSDYGISCVGSRALSGQLSADMLAARNADGETLAQGIARIGGDPAALARPLRGPDGTAAFVELHIEQGPVLECRQLPIGVVTNIVGIRRVLITVEGQPDHAGTTPMDIRRDALVGAARIIDAASRQASAASGNPHYVVATVGKLAMTPNAANAVPGRVELTLEMRSDSNAVLDAFPETLMAGVAADLKALRLSAGFVPLSRAQPTDCTPLVMDAVQAAADQLGYANMRLPSGAGHDAVYMAPTGPIGMIFIPCLNGRSHCPEEWIEPAQLLDGTRVLYQTVLELDRRLSR; from the coding sequence TTGCCCCCGTCCTTTCCGCCCCTGAACGCCGAGCGCCTGTGGGCGCGCGTCGAAACCCTGGCGCGCTACACCCTGCCCGACCAGCCCTGGACCCGGCGCGCGTTCTCGCCGCTGTTCCTGGAGGCGCGCGAGTGGCTGCGCGGCGAATTCGAAGCCGCAGGCCTGACCACGCGCCTGGACGCCGGCGGCAACCTGGTCGGCGCCCGCGCCGGCCGCAACCCCGCGGCAAAGCCCATCGCCACCGGCTCGCACTGCGACACCGTCATGAGCGGCGGCCGTTTCGACGGCATCATCGGCGTGCTGGCCGGCATCGAGGTCGCCCACGCGATGCAGGAACACGGCATCGAGCTGGAGCACCCGTTCGAGGTCATCGACTTCCTGTCGGAAGAGCCCAGCGACTACGGCATCTCGTGCGTCGGCAGCCGCGCCCTGAGCGGCCAGCTCAGCGCCGACATGCTGGCCGCCCGCAACGCCGACGGCGAGACGCTGGCGCAAGGCATCGCCCGCATCGGCGGCGACCCCGCCGCGCTGGCCCGGCCCTTGCGCGGACCGGACGGCACCGCCGCCTTCGTCGAACTGCACATCGAGCAAGGTCCGGTGCTGGAGTGCCGCCAGCTGCCGATCGGCGTGGTCACCAACATCGTCGGCATCCGCCGCGTGCTGATCACGGTCGAGGGCCAGCCCGACCACGCCGGCACCACGCCCATGGACATCCGCCGCGACGCCCTGGTCGGCGCGGCCCGCATCATCGACGCCGCCAGCCGCCAGGCCAGCGCCGCCAGCGGCAATCCGCACTACGTGGTCGCCACCGTCGGCAAGCTCGCCATGACGCCCAACGCCGCCAACGCCGTGCCCGGCCGCGTCGAGCTGACGCTGGAAATGCGCAGCGACAGCAACGCGGTGCTGGACGCCTTCCCCGAGACGCTGATGGCCGGCGTGGCCGCCGACCTGAAGGCGCTGCGCCTGAGCGCCGGCTTCGTGCCACTGAGCCGGGCCCAGCCCACGGACTGCACGCCGCTGGTAATGGACGCGGTGCAAGCCGCCGCCGACCAGCTCGGCTACGCCAACATGCGCCTGCCCAGCGGCGCCGGCCACGACGCCGTCTACATGGCGCCCACCGGCCCCATCGGCATGATCTTCATCCCCTGCCTGAACGGGCGCAGCCACTGCCCCGAGGAATGGATCGAGCCGGCGCAGCTGCTGGACGGCACCCGCGTGCTGTACCAGACCGTGCTGGAACTGGATCGCAGGCTGTCCCGATAA
- a CDS encoding thioredoxin family protein, with protein MDQIELNDSTADRYLLDTPGLTLLVFHSRTCGTCRIAREQLPKLDLPVERVCWVDAGENGGLVERYEVFHLPAMFVTRDGAFFGPVQASLAEWDLRQQIGLALDSYPAELP; from the coding sequence ATGGACCAGATAGAACTGAACGACAGCACCGCCGACCGCTACCTGCTGGACACCCCCGGCCTGACGCTGCTGGTGTTCCACAGCCGCACCTGCGGCACCTGCCGCATCGCGCGCGAACAGTTGCCGAAGCTGGACCTGCCGGTGGAACGCGTGTGCTGGGTCGATGCCGGCGAGAACGGCGGCCTGGTGGAACGCTACGAGGTCTTCCACCTGCCGGCCATGTTCGTGACCCGCGACGGCGCTTTCTTCGGCCCGGTGCAGGCCAGCCTGGCCGAATGGGACCTGCGCCAGCAAATCGGACTGGCACTGGACAGCTACCCGGCCGAACTGCCATGA
- a CDS encoding DMT family transporter, whose amino-acid sequence MSAVAALAPPARRPLDSLATGVMLLLCVCWGFQQIAIKLVAADISPIMQVGLRSAFAALVLGVVVWRGEGSRALRDGTLGAGILVGLLFGFEFLAIAQGLVYTTASHMSVFLYTAPIFTALGLHWRVPEERMAPLQWLGVAVAFGGIAVAFLGNGQPQAAAAASNMLLGDALGLLGGLLWGATTVAIRRTALSEAAPSKTLFYQMAIAALVLLAYAAATGNAGIRYTPSAMLSVAFQSVVVALSSYLAWFWLLRRYLASRLSILSFMTPLFGVSFGVLILDEPLDGAFVIGALMVLAGISLVSGAGLLREKLRRGRRV is encoded by the coding sequence ATGAGCGCCGTCGCCGCCCTCGCGCCCCCGGCCCGCCGTCCGCTGGACTCGCTGGCCACCGGCGTGATGCTGCTGCTGTGCGTCTGCTGGGGCTTCCAGCAGATCGCCATCAAGCTGGTGGCTGCCGACATCTCGCCCATCATGCAGGTCGGCCTGCGCTCGGCCTTCGCGGCGCTGGTGCTGGGCGTGGTGGTATGGCGCGGCGAAGGTTCGCGCGCGCTGCGCGACGGCACGCTGGGCGCCGGCATCCTGGTGGGGCTGCTGTTCGGCTTCGAGTTCCTGGCGATCGCGCAGGGGCTGGTCTACACGACGGCCTCGCACATGTCGGTGTTCCTCTACACCGCGCCGATCTTCACCGCGCTGGGGCTGCACTGGCGCGTGCCCGAGGAACGCATGGCGCCGCTGCAATGGCTGGGCGTGGCGGTGGCGTTCGGCGGCATCGCCGTGGCCTTCCTGGGCAATGGCCAGCCGCAGGCCGCGGCCGCCGCCAGCAACATGCTGCTGGGCGACGCGCTCGGCCTGCTGGGCGGGCTGCTGTGGGGCGCCACCACGGTCGCGATCCGCCGCACCGCGCTGTCGGAAGCGGCGCCGTCCAAGACCCTGTTCTACCAGATGGCGATCGCCGCGCTGGTGCTGCTGGCATATGCGGCCGCGACCGGCAACGCCGGCATCCGCTACACGCCTTCGGCCATGCTGAGCGTGGCGTTCCAGTCGGTGGTGGTGGCGCTGTCGAGCTACCTGGCGTGGTTCTGGCTGCTGCGGCGCTACCTGGCCTCGCGCCTGTCGATCCTGTCGTTCATGACGCCGCTGTTCGGTGTGTCGTTCGGCGTGCTGATCCTGGACGAGCCGCTGGACGGCGCATTCGTGATCGGCGCGCTGATGGTGCTGGCCGGCATCTCGCTGGTGAGCGGCGCCGGCCTGCTGCGCGAGAAGCTGCGGCGCGGCCGGCGGGTCTGA
- a CDS encoding DMT family transporter — protein sequence MRLIPVALALFWGLNWPAVKIVLSICPPFTLRLLGLGSGALLLLALARAKGLSLLPPRASWPGIVIGGILAVAVFNLAVAWAQLSTSTSRAAVLTFTMPMMSALLAWAVLGERLDRRRGLALLLGGLGVAVLAWPVLRAIFADHDLAAARGLVFPLTAAFGWAAGTVYLKRWPVMGHRIVVTAWQLAVGAACALAGVLLAGEAFPLQGWSPRVAAALTFHIVLGTAVAYWLWFVLSERVSATVAALTTLMVPVVGVLGAMALVGDRPAAADWWGFALVLAGAALIVLNLGGARRA from the coding sequence GTGCGCCTGATCCCCGTTGCGTTGGCCCTGTTCTGGGGCCTGAACTGGCCGGCGGTCAAGATCGTGCTGTCGATCTGCCCGCCGTTCACCCTGCGCCTGCTGGGGCTGGGCAGCGGCGCCTTGCTGCTGCTGGCGCTGGCGCGCGCCAAGGGGCTGTCGCTGCTGCCGCCGCGCGCCTCCTGGCCGGGCATCGTCATCGGCGGCATCCTGGCCGTGGCGGTGTTCAACCTGGCGGTGGCCTGGGCCCAGCTCAGCACCAGCACCTCGCGCGCGGCGGTGCTGACCTTCACCATGCCGATGATGTCGGCGCTGCTGGCCTGGGCCGTGCTGGGTGAACGCCTGGATCGCCGCCGCGGCCTGGCGCTGCTGTTGGGCGGCCTGGGCGTGGCGGTGCTGGCCTGGCCGGTGCTGCGCGCCATCTTTGCCGATCACGACCTGGCCGCCGCGCGCGGCCTGGTGTTTCCGCTCACCGCCGCCTTCGGGTGGGCCGCCGGCACGGTCTACCTGAAGCGCTGGCCGGTGATGGGGCATCGCATCGTGGTGACGGCGTGGCAGCTGGCGGTGGGCGCGGCCTGCGCGCTGGCGGGCGTATTGCTGGCCGGCGAGGCGTTTCCGCTGCAGGGCTGGAGCCCGCGGGTGGCGGCGGCGCTGACGTTCCACATCGTGCTGGGCACGGCGGTGGCGTACTGGCTGTGGTTCGTGCTGAGCGAACGGGTCAGCGCCACGGTGGCGGCCCTGACCACGTTGATGGTGCCGGTGGTCGGCGTGCTGGGCGCGATGGCGCTGGTGGGGGATCGCCCGGCCGCGGCCGACTGGTGGGGCTTCGCGCTGGTGCTGGCGGGCGCGGCGCTGATCGTCTTGAACCTGGGCGGCGCGCGCCGGGCCTGA
- a CDS encoding GNAT family N-acetyltransferase, with the protein MQPRVNEYQQPVGPALPDWRPRPRPPMANAQGRYCRLEPLSAERHAADLFHAFNQAPDGSDWTYMTAGPFADEAAYRKFAEQAQAQPGSDPFHHAVIDLASGRAVGSLSLMCIEPAHGVIEVGHVAFSRLLKRTRIATEAQFLLMRRAFDELGYRRYEWKCDSLNAPSRSAAARLGFQFEGIFRQAIVYRGRSRDTAWFSIIDSEWPALRAAYESWLSPDNFDAEGNQRQGLAALIAREKAACA; encoded by the coding sequence ATGCAACCCCGCGTCAATGAATACCAACAACCCGTCGGCCCCGCGCTCCCCGACTGGAGGCCGCGTCCGCGCCCGCCCATGGCGAACGCGCAGGGCCGCTACTGCCGCCTCGAACCGCTGTCGGCCGAGCGCCACGCGGCCGACCTGTTCCATGCCTTCAACCAGGCGCCCGATGGCAGCGACTGGACCTACATGACCGCCGGCCCCTTTGCCGACGAGGCCGCCTACCGCAAGTTCGCCGAGCAGGCGCAGGCGCAGCCGGGCAGCGACCCGTTCCACCACGCCGTCATCGACCTGGCCAGCGGCCGCGCGGTCGGTTCGTTGTCGCTGATGTGCATCGAACCCGCGCACGGCGTGATCGAGGTCGGCCACGTGGCGTTTTCGCGCCTGCTCAAGCGCACCCGCATCGCCACCGAGGCGCAGTTCCTGCTGATGCGCCGCGCCTTCGACGAGCTGGGCTACCGCCGCTATGAATGGAAGTGCGACAGCCTGAACGCGCCGTCCCGCTCGGCGGCAGCCCGCCTGGGCTTCCAGTTCGAGGGCATCTTCCGCCAGGCGATCGTCTATCGCGGCCGCAGCCGCGACACCGCCTGGTTCTCGATCATCGACAGCGAATGGCCCGCCCTGCGCGCGGCCTACGAAAGCTGGCTCAGCCCCGACAACTTCGACGCCGAAGGCAACCAGCGCCAGGGCCTGGCAGCGCTGATCGCCCGGGAAAAGGCCGCGTGCGCCTGA